In a single window of the Thermofilum uzonense genome:
- a CDS encoding ABC transporter substrate-binding protein, translated as MSENKTAKKARLVLAIVVAFLVVASLIFYLSTQKQAPTGAVTTAKPFHKQILYIIVNDEGTRINMYKTGVFDIAVVTPSRWPDVNNTKVGSFYLHLVRRPDKPQLTIQYIGLNPMKEPLNIPEVRQALAYATPYDVILKQVFGGLYTRLYTIIPKGMLGYTEFGINKYEYDMNKAQQIISSLKAKGFDPSKYVITITYNEGNTARQQIATLLQQSWSQLGFKVTVESYSWPKYLDLTDHFEHQVMLLGWIPDYMDPDDYLMPFVWGGAEFKDLEYHANVPPANVGNYLSSVNMTIETEKYIVVVGEKGTGAKYTGPTNKPIITVGYVVDWDTTNSNWQNPVNMVTLGTGGLKDVALSALCKVAQRILEENVREAVIQAAVIYFNRQSTLLIIGQQITGENYGSWVHDMYYPLATFARYDLVWEDPNAPVADTGVQNIQNNPETMVIGDIGWPDTFDPAKSYESFGWEIFWQVYGKLVTTWKEDTEPIPELSVAWAFSKDLTDLYFVVRGNVKAYDPWNNKTYPISAVDALFSAWRAVRLNLPGGPQWMIDSYIDVNASSVLTENELDSIAKSQGLVTMYKGKSAEIHSLNELLSFFGYTGPTSGVVKFKLRAPYVPILQIFVTGVGSVIPMQYALGNQYQAALADSNNGRNPSAWAKYVGVGENDATFKLLSTKPVSTGPYYVADYKEDSYILLKYNPYYWNTTLWQQLYGFKP; from the coding sequence GTGTCTGAGAATAAAACAGCGAAGAAGGCACGCCTTGTTCTTGCAATCGTTGTAGCGTTTCTTGTGGTCGCATCATTAATTTTCTACCTCTCAACGCAAAAGCAAGCTCCTACAGGTGCAGTGACAACGGCTAAGCCTTTCCACAAACAGATTCTCTACATAATTGTGAACGATGAAGGAACAAGGATAAACATGTATAAGACAGGCGTTTTCGATATAGCAGTCGTAACCCCCTCACGATGGCCAGACGTTAACAATACCAAGGTTGGCTCCTTCTACCTACATCTAGTTCGACGTCCAGACAAACCTCAACTGACAATACAATACATAGGGCTCAATCCAATGAAAGAACCACTCAATATCCCTGAAGTTCGACAGGCTTTGGCCTATGCAACACCTTACGATGTTATTTTAAAACAAGTTTTCGGTGGTCTGTACACAAGACTTTATACCATCATCCCTAAGGGGATGTTAGGTTACACGGAGTTCGGTATAAACAAATATGAATATGACATGAACAAGGCTCAGCAGATAATAAGCAGCTTGAAAGCTAAAGGCTTTGATCCCTCAAAATATGTTATAACGATAACTTACAACGAAGGTAACACCGCCCGCCAGCAAATTGCAACTCTACTCCAACAATCGTGGAGCCAGCTAGGCTTCAAGGTTACTGTAGAAAGCTATTCATGGCCTAAGTACCTGGACTTAACTGATCATTTTGAACATCAGGTAATGCTTCTAGGATGGATTCCCGATTACATGGATCCAGACGATTATTTGATGCCTTTCGTATGGGGAGGAGCAGAGTTCAAGGATCTAGAATATCACGCCAATGTCCCTCCTGCAAATGTGGGTAATTACTTATCCTCGGTAAATATGACGATTGAAACCGAGAAATACATTGTAGTGGTAGGAGAGAAGGGAACCGGAGCCAAGTACACTGGTCCAACAAATAAGCCTATAATAACTGTGGGATATGTAGTCGACTGGGATACCACAAACTCTAACTGGCAAAACCCTGTTAATATGGTCACTCTGGGAACAGGTGGCCTTAAAGACGTGGCTCTTAGCGCATTATGCAAAGTGGCACAAAGGATACTTGAGGAAAATGTCAGAGAGGCTGTAATACAGGCTGCTGTAATCTACTTTAACAGGCAATCCACACTCCTTATCATAGGTCAGCAGATCACCGGGGAAAACTATGGCTCTTGGGTTCACGACATGTATTATCCTTTAGCCACATTCGCCCGATACGACTTAGTTTGGGAGGATCCTAATGCTCCTGTCGCTGATACAGGTGTTCAGAACATACAAAACAATCCTGAGACAATGGTCATCGGCGACATTGGCTGGCCTGACACCTTTGACCCAGCTAAATCCTATGAAAGCTTCGGCTGGGAGATCTTCTGGCAAGTCTATGGGAAGCTAGTTACAACATGGAAAGAGGATACAGAACCGATACCAGAGTTATCAGTGGCTTGGGCTTTCAGCAAGGATCTAACTGATCTATACTTCGTCGTTAGGGGTAACGTTAAAGCTTATGATCCCTGGAATAACAAAACTTATCCAATATCGGCGGTGGACGCCTTATTCAGTGCCTGGAGGGCTGTTAGGCTCAACTTACCAGGTGGACCACAATGGATGATCGACAGCTACATAGATGTTAATGCCTCATCAGTCCTCACGGAGAACGAGCTAGATAGTATAGCTAAAAGCCAAGGATTAGTAACAATGTATAAGGGTAAATCAGCGGAAATTCATAGCTTAAATGAGCTTCTAAGCTTCTTCGGCTACACAGGTCCAACCTCTGGAGTCGTTAAATTCAAATTGAGGGCCCCCTATGTACCTATACTTCAGATTTTCGTCACAGGTGTAGGGTCTGTCATACCAATGCAATACGCGCTAGGAAATCAGTATCAGGCAGCTTTAGCCGACTCCAACAATGGACGGAACCCTTCCGCTTGGGCTAAGTACGTTGGTGTCGGTGAAAACGACGCTACCTTTAAGCTTCTTTCTACGAAACCCGTATCCACAGGTCCCTATTACGTGGCAGACTATAAAGAGGATAGTTACATCCTTCTCAAATATAATCCGTACTATTGGAACACTACACTCTGGCAACAGTTATACGGTTTCAAGCCGTAA
- a CDS encoding ABC transporter permease encodes MGLGTYLVRRLITFLPSVIGALLITYLIAYVIPTDPVRAWVGEKLMDPSTLEKLKKDYKFDAPWYEQFAFLVEKLLTGSLIDPVRGTPVVLQVAQRFPITVELAIFGMFFTVLIGIPLGIIAAAKKDSFIDFFVRIFALLGSSIPAFVLYYFLILVFYVYIRASLLAGVPTLSPGCVATLENIRNTIPILGYLIWAVGQVPLFGGIICLDFSVVANTVSRMWLPGLALGLLSGGFIARIVRNSLLDALASETILFAKARGLTSNRIWRHALKNAFAPIVTILGLDFAGLLTGAIIAETVFNIPGMGLYMYQGITRLNFPIIIAGTFMFSIIYIVMNFLVDLIYALIDPRVRY; translated from the coding sequence ATGGGCTTAGGCACTTATCTGGTCAGAAGGTTAATAACGTTTCTTCCCAGCGTAATAGGTGCTCTCCTCATAACATACCTCATAGCATACGTTATTCCAACGGATCCTGTCAGAGCATGGGTAGGTGAAAAACTAATGGATCCATCAACTCTCGAAAAGCTCAAAAAAGATTACAAGTTTGATGCCCCATGGTATGAACAGTTTGCCTTCTTGGTTGAAAAACTACTAACAGGGTCTTTAATTGACCCTGTACGAGGTACTCCTGTAGTCTTGCAAGTAGCTCAGAGGTTTCCCATCACAGTTGAACTAGCAATATTCGGAATGTTTTTCACAGTACTCATCGGTATTCCTCTCGGCATAATAGCGGCCGCGAAGAAAGACAGCTTCATCGACTTCTTCGTACGAATATTTGCTCTGCTAGGAAGCTCCATTCCAGCCTTTGTTCTCTACTATTTCTTAATTCTCGTATTTTATGTGTATATTAGGGCGTCCCTCCTAGCAGGCGTCCCTACTCTCTCACCTGGATGCGTAGCTACACTTGAAAATATCAGAAATACTATTCCAATCCTCGGATACTTGATATGGGCAGTGGGGCAAGTTCCTCTATTCGGAGGAATCATATGCCTCGATTTTAGTGTAGTCGCCAATACAGTTTCCAGGATGTGGTTACCTGGCTTAGCCTTAGGGTTGCTCTCAGGAGGATTCATAGCAAGAATAGTCAGGAATAGCTTGCTCGATGCGTTAGCCTCAGAGACCATACTCTTCGCAAAGGCTAGAGGTTTAACAAGTAACCGTATATGGCGTCACGCCTTAAAGAACGCTTTTGCTCCCATAGTTACTATTCTTGGACTGGACTTTGCAGGGCTTTTAACGGGAGCTATTATTGCTGAAACCGTTTTTAACATTCCGGGAATGGGTCTCTACATGTATCAGGGTATAACAAGGTTGAATTTTCCAATAATAATTGCTGGTACATTCATGTTCTCAATTATCTATATAGTAATGAATTTCCTGGTTGACTTGATTTATGCACTGATAGACCCAAGAGTTAGATACTGA
- a CDS encoding ABC transporter permease: protein MNIFYRLGSWIVDTYAELRDKLEPGWLAKNKSKLVETKLSIYVFTSSKIGLTGLILVMVTLFLAIFGPFIAWEPYNVYPILLRPDLAGKLPHPPCWSNCEGLPWAGTDHYGRDILSLVIRGFRISLVMSIIIVFTSAIIGILLGLLSGYSGGIVDEVIMRFTDMMLAFPGLILAIAFSLTLRLSLRDFMMSNPSFTQIVASIFALDPTDAPNLANLLSVFLALILVWWPPYARVVRGSVLTIKEQGFIEAAKALGLSTRKILFRHLLPNIMSPLLVMITFDFATATLSSAALSFLGLGPQPPVPDLGLIISQAGQYFPERSWWIVVEAGTALLLISLGWNLVGDALRDVFDPKTRRSIELKSKIVVRE from the coding sequence GTGAATATTTTTTACAGGCTTGGAAGCTGGATTGTGGATACGTATGCTGAATTAAGAGATAAGCTTGAACCGGGTTGGCTTGCTAAGAATAAATCTAAGCTTGTCGAGACAAAGCTCTCCATATACGTTTTTACTTCCTCGAAAATCGGTCTAACTGGTCTTATCCTAGTAATGGTTACGCTATTCCTAGCCATCTTCGGTCCCTTTATTGCTTGGGAGCCTTACAACGTCTACCCTATACTTCTAAGGCCCGATCTAGCTGGAAAACTACCCCATCCACCCTGCTGGAGTAACTGTGAGGGGCTTCCCTGGGCTGGAACAGACCACTATGGACGTGACATTTTAAGCCTTGTAATAAGGGGTTTCAGAATATCACTCGTAATGAGTATTATAATTGTCTTCACAAGCGCGATTATAGGGATACTATTAGGTCTTCTTTCCGGCTACTCGGGCGGGATTGTAGATGAGGTAATAATGAGGTTTACTGACATGATGCTTGCATTTCCAGGCTTGATTCTAGCTATTGCCTTCAGCTTAACGCTTAGATTATCCCTTAGAGATTTCATGATGTCGAATCCATCTTTTACACAAATAGTAGCCTCTATTTTTGCTCTGGATCCCACGGATGCGCCTAATCTAGCGAATCTACTCTCGGTTTTTCTAGCTCTCATACTCGTCTGGTGGCCGCCCTACGCTAGAGTGGTGAGAGGATCCGTACTAACGATAAAGGAGCAAGGTTTCATAGAAGCGGCCAAAGCTTTGGGCCTCTCGACAAGGAAGATCCTCTTCCGTCACTTGCTCCCAAATATAATGTCTCCCCTGTTAGTGATGATAACCTTTGACTTTGCGACCGCTACGTTAAGCTCTGCAGCCTTATCTTTCCTTGGATTAGGTCCCCAACCACCTGTACCCGATTTAGGTCTAATAATTTCCCAGGCAGGGCAATACTTTCCCGAACGCAGTTGGTGGATCGTCGTAGAGGCTGGAACAGCACTGCTTTTAATATCACTAGGCTGGAACCTTGTTGGCGATGCTCTTCGAGATGTTTTCGATCCTAAGACTAGACGTTCTATAGAATTGAAATCCAAGATAGTGGTGAGAGAATGA
- a CDS encoding ABC transporter ATP-binding protein, with protein MSLELKENQILAARDVNVRFYTYAGVVHAVSDAYLDIFERETVALVGETGSGKTVFTRALTRLIEPPGRIESGRIYFRRRNGSVVELLKLTESELRDVRGNEISYVFQDPSSALDPLYTAGEHIVETILEHRAVSKDEAWNEAIQLLQDVMIPNPEVRVKSYPHELSGGLRQRVVIATAISNKPRLLIADEPTTNLDVTVQAQILDLLRELRNKYGMSLLLITHNLGIVAEIADRVYVMYGGRIAETADVYTLFESPQHPYTQLLLKCVPNPLKKVEKLESIPGTVPNLIDVKPGCPFAPRCPFAMEICRTQNPPKVELGKGHFVHCWLYSKR; from the coding sequence ATGAGCTTGGAGCTAAAGGAGAATCAGATACTAGCAGCTCGCGACGTCAACGTCAGATTTTATACATATGCAGGTGTAGTTCATGCAGTATCCGACGCCTATTTAGACATTTTTGAAAGGGAAACCGTTGCTCTCGTGGGAGAAACTGGGAGCGGCAAGACAGTATTTACTCGGGCACTAACTCGTCTCATCGAGCCTCCTGGGAGGATTGAGTCCGGAAGAATATACTTCAGAAGAAGGAATGGGAGCGTAGTCGAACTATTGAAACTAACCGAGAGCGAGTTACGTGACGTTAGGGGAAACGAAATCTCGTACGTTTTCCAGGATCCCTCGAGTGCGCTTGACCCCCTCTACACAGCTGGTGAACACATAGTCGAAACAATCCTTGAACATAGGGCTGTTTCAAAGGATGAAGCTTGGAATGAAGCTATTCAGCTCTTACAGGATGTTATGATTCCAAATCCAGAGGTTCGTGTTAAAAGTTACCCGCATGAGCTCAGTGGGGGTCTAAGACAAAGGGTTGTAATAGCCACCGCAATTTCCAACAAGCCAAGACTACTAATTGCTGACGAACCAACGACAAATCTCGACGTGACAGTGCAGGCCCAGATTCTAGATCTCCTAAGAGAACTTAGAAACAAATATGGGATGAGTCTCCTGCTTATCACACATAACCTGGGCATTGTTGCTGAAATAGCTGATAGAGTCTATGTAATGTATGGGGGCAGAATCGCTGAGACAGCTGACGTATATACTTTATTCGAGTCACCCCAACATCCATACACACAGCTTCTCTTAAAATGTGTCCCTAACCCGTTAAAGAAAGTTGAAAAGCTTGAGTCGATTCCAGGAACAGTTCCAAATCTCATAGATGTGAAACCTGGCTGTCCCTTTGCGCCTAGATGCCCTTTCGCAATGGAAATCTGCCGTACTCAGAACCCCCCCAAAGTAGAACTGGGAAAAGGACACTTTGTCCACTGCTGGTTATACTCGAAGAGGTGA
- a CDS encoding ABC transporter ATP-binding protein produces the protein MTDLIKVENVKKYFRVRGSLFKTLKAVDDVSFSIKEGETLGLVGESGCGKSTLGRVIIRLIEPTSGHIFFRSKDITSLKGEELKRFRKEAQIVFQDPNTSLNPRLTILETLTEPLYEHGIHLSDPEEFITQRLNEVGLGREHLYRYPHELSGGQRQRVAILRALLLDPSFVVLDEPTSSLDVSVQAQILNILKGIQAEKKITYLFISHDMGVIKYMSHRIAVMYLGNIVEVASSEELFEQPLHPYTKYLLSAIPIPDPKYTRLRKRLEIGGEPPSPIDLPSGCRFHTRCPFSMEKCKKVSPPLIEVEPGHYVKCWLYVKS, from the coding sequence ATGACGGACTTAATAAAAGTGGAAAACGTTAAGAAATACTTCCGCGTGAGAGGCTCACTTTTTAAGACACTCAAAGCGGTAGATGATGTTAGTTTCTCAATAAAGGAAGGAGAGACACTAGGCTTGGTTGGCGAAAGTGGCTGTGGCAAATCAACACTCGGAAGAGTAATAATAAGACTCATCGAGCCTACCAGCGGTCATATATTTTTCAGGAGCAAAGACATAACTTCTCTGAAAGGTGAAGAGCTTAAAAGATTCAGAAAAGAAGCCCAAATAGTCTTCCAAGATCCCAATACCTCTCTTAATCCCAGACTAACAATACTGGAGACTCTTACCGAACCTCTATACGAACACGGTATACATTTATCTGACCCTGAAGAATTTATAACGCAGCGACTTAACGAGGTCGGTCTAGGAAGAGAACACTTGTACCGCTATCCCCACGAGCTTAGCGGTGGCCAAAGACAGCGAGTAGCTATTCTTAGGGCACTTCTCCTAGATCCATCTTTTGTTGTTTTAGACGAGCCTACATCCTCCCTTGATGTCTCTGTTCAAGCTCAGATCCTCAATATACTGAAGGGTATACAAGCCGAGAAGAAGATAACTTATCTTTTCATCTCTCACGACATGGGAGTTATTAAGTATATGAGCCATAGAATAGCGGTAATGTATTTAGGAAACATCGTAGAAGTAGCTTCCTCCGAGGAACTCTTCGAGCAACCTCTTCACCCATATACGAAATACCTTTTAAGTGCCATCCCAATCCCTGATCCAAAATATACCCGTCTCAGAAAACGTCTAGAGATCGGTGGCGAGCCACCATCTCCGATAGACCTGCCATCTGGATGCAGGTTCCACACAAGATGTCCGTTTAGTATGGAGAAGTGCAAAAAGGTTTCTCCACCGTTAATAGAGGTCGAGCCAGGTCATTACGTTAAATGTTGGCTTTACGTGAAGAGCTAA
- a CDS encoding ABC transporter substrate-binding protein, producing MKNKVALVIVLLLALSILLPLLRAQPQGPWVDEVDFFAEKDPAKVIDMLSKGDMQIYFSDIRADPALMQKIKSDPNLKYTYSYGLYFDLTFNPVGPEFPATGKLNPFSDPRIREAMNWLIDRNYIANEIMGGLAVPKWLPIVNVFPDYARIADTAKSLEAKYSYDFDKAKAVIFEEMSKLGATFKDGKWYYKGSPVEITILIRTEDQRKQIGDYVADQLQKLGFTVIRRYGTSRDLAPLWIRGNPADGKWNIYTGGWITTAVERDSASNFGFFYTPLASYMGPLWQAYKPDPIFYEVATKLWNGQFTSMEERTQLIAKAAELALKDSVRIWLVDQIVPWVYRKEVQCASDFSAGFDNNLWPMTLRYVGKEGGTIKAGMREVLVDPWNPVAGTNWVYDSVLLMAVDDYAYRTNPYTGLQMANRLVKAEVYALKGIVTQSSSDWLKLTFVDKVEVPADAWYAYDVKTGKVITSGEAGVKYAQVKIVANYGDVLGKIKYHDGTTMTLADWLIGWPLTFARVDPSSPLYDKSAIASFQQWRDMMRGWRIVSTSPLVIEYYVNYTALDAEAIVFSFAGWPSNPWHMLAIGIRAEEKGLLAFSADKAGEMNVEWMNYIGGPSLDILSKMLSEAQSEGYIPFKAFMSNYVKPDEVNARYTALKNWYQAHGHFYVSAGPFYLDKVDYNAHIAVLKANRNFPDKADRWSFLATPPIPEVSVKVPDIVVPGAEATFTLNINVGGKPYPTGRIDFVKYMVLDAQGNVYAKGVATPQADGVWIVKLSGEDTGKLTPGSYRILTITLSKDVATPVLVEKPFTVTSQIAYFQTLLTQVQSSLESKLGSLQAGITDVNNKVNNLSSRVSGIESTLNMALALSVVSLLLAIVALAMGLRKPKTVEKTSQEATQVKS from the coding sequence ATGAAAAACAAGGTAGCACTTGTTATTGTCCTCCTATTAGCCTTATCAATACTGCTACCACTGCTCAGAGCCCAACCCCAGGGTCCATGGGTAGATGAGGTCGACTTCTTCGCCGAGAAAGACCCAGCCAAAGTCATCGACATGCTCAGCAAGGGAGACATGCAGATCTACTTCTCCGACATACGCGCCGACCCAGCTCTTATGCAGAAAATTAAGAGCGACCCCAACCTAAAGTACACGTACTCTTACGGTCTCTACTTTGATTTGACTTTTAACCCTGTGGGCCCCGAGTTCCCAGCTACTGGAAAGCTCAACCCCTTCTCAGATCCAAGGATACGCGAGGCCATGAACTGGCTCATCGACAGAAACTACATAGCTAACGAGATAATGGGTGGCTTAGCTGTACCCAAATGGCTACCCATCGTCAACGTCTTCCCAGACTACGCTAGGATAGCTGACACAGCCAAGTCCCTTGAAGCAAAGTATAGCTACGACTTCGACAAGGCCAAGGCCGTAATCTTCGAGGAGATGTCCAAGCTTGGCGCCACATTTAAAGATGGAAAGTGGTACTACAAGGGAAGCCCCGTCGAGATAACGATCCTTATACGCACCGAAGACCAGAGGAAGCAGATCGGCGACTATGTAGCGGATCAGTTGCAAAAGCTAGGCTTCACAGTCATAAGGAGGTACGGAACCAGCCGAGACCTTGCTCCGCTGTGGATACGCGGAAACCCCGCTGATGGGAAATGGAATATTTATACTGGTGGATGGATTACGACCGCCGTCGAGCGTGACTCTGCCAGCAACTTTGGCTTCTTCTATACTCCTCTAGCCAGCTATATGGGGCCACTCTGGCAAGCCTATAAGCCGGACCCCATCTTCTACGAGGTGGCAACTAAGCTCTGGAACGGCCAGTTTACCTCAATGGAGGAGAGAACCCAACTAATAGCTAAGGCAGCTGAGCTCGCCCTTAAAGACTCTGTACGCATATGGCTTGTAGACCAAATAGTCCCGTGGGTTTACCGCAAGGAGGTTCAGTGCGCCTCTGACTTCTCAGCAGGCTTCGACAACAACCTATGGCCCATGACCCTTCGCTACGTTGGCAAGGAGGGAGGAACCATAAAGGCTGGGATGCGTGAGGTTTTAGTTGATCCCTGGAACCCTGTCGCCGGCACCAACTGGGTCTACGACTCGGTGCTCTTAATGGCAGTGGACGACTACGCCTACAGGACAAACCCCTACACAGGCCTCCAAATGGCTAACAGGCTTGTTAAGGCTGAAGTGTACGCGCTGAAGGGTATAGTGACTCAGTCCAGCAGTGACTGGCTCAAACTCACCTTTGTTGACAAGGTCGAAGTCCCAGCGGATGCGTGGTATGCTTACGACGTTAAAACTGGGAAAGTCATCACTTCAGGAGAAGCTGGAGTGAAGTACGCCCAGGTAAAGATTGTCGCAAACTATGGTGACGTTCTAGGCAAGATTAAATATCACGACGGAACAACCATGACTCTCGCCGACTGGCTGATAGGCTGGCCTCTTACCTTCGCACGTGTAGACCCCTCCAGCCCACTTTACGACAAGTCTGCGATAGCCTCATTCCAGCAATGGAGGGATATGATGCGAGGTTGGAGAATCGTCAGCACCAGTCCTCTAGTCATAGAGTACTACGTGAACTATACAGCGCTAGACGCGGAAGCCATAGTCTTCAGCTTCGCGGGCTGGCCATCCAACCCATGGCACATGCTTGCTATTGGAATAAGGGCGGAGGAGAAGGGCCTCCTCGCGTTCAGTGCAGATAAAGCTGGCGAAATGAACGTTGAGTGGATGAACTATATCGGCGGGCCAAGCCTCGATATACTCTCAAAGATGTTAAGCGAGGCCCAGAGTGAGGGATACATACCATTTAAAGCCTTCATGTCTAACTACGTTAAGCCAGACGAAGTCAACGCAAGGTACACGGCTTTAAAGAACTGGTACCAGGCCCACGGCCACTTCTATGTCAGTGCTGGTCCCTTCTACCTTGACAAGGTAGACTACAACGCTCACATAGCTGTGCTGAAGGCTAACAGAAACTTCCCCGACAAGGCGGATCGATGGTCCTTCCTTGCCACTCCACCGATACCAGAAGTCAGTGTAAAGGTTCCCGATATAGTGGTGCCAGGCGCCGAGGCTACATTTACTCTCAACATTAACGTCGGTGGTAAGCCCTACCCGACCGGGCGCATAGACTTCGTCAAGTACATGGTGCTAGACGCGCAGGGTAACGTATATGCCAAGGGTGTTGCAACCCCACAAGCCGACGGCGTTTGGATTGTGAAACTATCTGGCGAAGATACTGGAAAACTGACCCCTGGAAGCTACAGGATACTTACAATTACCCTGAGCAAGGATGTCGCGACACCAGTACTTGTCGAGAAACCATTCACGGTGACTTCACAGATAGCCTACTTCCAGACGCTCCTCACTCAGGTACAAAGCTCGCTTGAATCCAAGTTAGGCTCGCTTCAAGCAGGAATAACCGACGTCAACAACAAGGTCAACAACCTTAGCAGCCGCGTAAGCGGAATCGAGTCCACACTGAACATGGCTCTAGCCCTTAGCGTCGTCAGCCTCCTCCTCGCGATCGTGGCACTCGCTATGGGTCTTAGAAAGCCAAAAACCGTTGAAAAAACTTCACAGGAGGCAACTCAAGTCAAATCGTGA
- a CDS encoding ABC transporter permease: MIPWGFLKYIVKRAVVLYLTVVIAIYATILIANMGGKVDEIVIGDIRMSIGQAISQNPQYRNLPGEERAKLIEQLVQQEIHRRGLDTPFFVRSLIYLRDALTLDLGKALTMRSDTGSMLVRNIILERLPNTVLLFTTVTVINFFLHLFVGLYLSRHYGSLLDKATVALSPTSVIPGWFYGIFLILIFYSWLHVLPPGGLVDVPPPENPVDYALSVLKHMILPMLSWIISGLFLGIYGNRTFFLIFSTEDYVEAAKAKGLPPRLIETRYILRPTLPPIITSFALSLIGSWGGAIITETVFNWPGLGLVTYNAISSFDTPVIVGITVIYAYLLMITVLILDVIYGWLDPRIKVQYR; the protein is encoded by the coding sequence ATGATCCCATGGGGCTTCCTTAAATACATAGTCAAGCGCGCCGTGGTCCTATACTTGACAGTGGTCATTGCAATATATGCAACCATTCTCATCGCGAACATGGGTGGTAAAGTAGATGAGATTGTCATAGGTGACATACGGATGTCTATAGGTCAAGCCATAAGTCAGAATCCACAATACCGTAATCTCCCAGGTGAGGAGAGGGCAAAGCTGATTGAGCAGTTAGTTCAACAAGAGATTCACCGGCGAGGCCTTGATACGCCTTTCTTTGTAAGGAGCCTGATATACTTGAGGGATGCGCTAACATTGGATCTGGGCAAAGCCCTAACCATGCGAAGCGACACGGGCTCAATGTTGGTGAGAAACATTATTCTCGAGAGGCTACCTAACACTGTGCTTCTCTTCACCACAGTGACTGTAATCAACTTCTTTTTACATCTGTTTGTCGGATTGTATCTTTCGCGTCATTATGGAAGCCTTTTAGACAAGGCAACAGTGGCTTTATCTCCTACTTCCGTAATCCCGGGATGGTTTTACGGTATATTCTTAATCTTAATATTTTATTCCTGGCTGCATGTACTGCCCCCCGGGGGGCTAGTGGATGTTCCACCGCCTGAGAATCCAGTGGACTATGCTTTAAGCGTGCTCAAACACATGATACTTCCAATGCTCTCATGGATTATTTCCGGGCTCTTCCTAGGTATTTATGGCAACCGTACATTTTTCCTTATATTCTCTACGGAGGACTATGTTGAGGCGGCCAAGGCCAAGGGGCTTCCGCCTCGCCTTATCGAAACAAGATACATTTTAAGGCCTACGCTTCCACCCATAATCACTAGTTTTGCCTTGTCTCTTATAGGGTCGTGGGGCGGTGCAATTATTACCGAGACAGTGTTTAACTGGCCTGGTTTAGGTCTAGTGACATACAACGCTATATCTTCTTTTGACACTCCTGTTATAGTTGGAATAACCGTAATCTATGCTTACTTGTTAATGATTACTGTACTGATATTGGATGTGATTTACGGGTGGCTTGATCCTAGGATAAAGGTTCAATATAGGTGA